The proteins below are encoded in one region of Malaclemys terrapin pileata isolate rMalTer1 chromosome 8, rMalTer1.hap1, whole genome shotgun sequence:
- the SAP30L gene encoding histone deacetylase complex subunit SAP30L, which yields MNGFSTEEDSRDGPPAAPFYGQSCCLIDDGDRCVRPAGNASFSKRIQKSISQKKLKLDIDKSVRHLYICDFHKNFIQSVRNKRKRKTSDDGGDSPEHEMDVPEVDLFQLQVNTLRRYKRHYKLQTRPGLNKAQLAETISRHFRNIPVNEKETLAYFIYMVKSNKSRLDQKSETSKQLE from the exons atGAATGGCTTCAGCACCGAGGAGGACAGCCGGGAtgggccccccgctgccccctttTACGGCCAGAGCTGCTGCCTGATTGATGACGGGGACCGCTGTGTCCGCCCGGCCGGCAATGCCTCCTTCAGCAAGAGAATCCAGAAGAGCATCTCCCAGAAGAAGCTCAAGTTGGACATTGACAAAAGT GTAAGGCACCTGTACATTTGTGATTTCCACAAGAATTTCATTCAGAGTGTGCGAaacaaaaggaagaggaaaactAGTGATGATGGAGGAGACTCTCCTGAGCATGAGATGGATGTCCCAGAG GTTGACCTGTTCCAGCTGCAAGTGAACACGCTGCGACGGTACAAAAGACATTACAAGTTACAGACCAGGCCTGGCCTCAATAAGGCTCAGCTAGCAGAA acTATTAGCCGCCACTTCAGAAATATCCCTGTGAACGAGAAGGAGACACTTGCTTACTTCATCTACATGGTAAAGAGCAACAAGAGCAGGTTGGACCAGAAATCGGAAACCAGCAAGCAACTAGAATGA